In Arachis hypogaea cultivar Tifrunner chromosome 7, arahy.Tifrunner.gnm2.J5K5, whole genome shotgun sequence, the genomic window CCAAATTTCAGCTCTCCTAAATCCAAACTAGTGAATTTTCAAAATTCCAAGTACAAGAACAAAGATCCCAACACAAACCTATCGTGCACACAAATATGCAAAAGCATAGACAGACAATTGATTGTTTAAGATAACCCACTAAAATTTAAACTGCATAAATATCAATAACTTCTTCCTATAAATCAAAAAACAAAATCAGTTCATGCAAAAGCAAGATAATGTTACACTGTATCGAATTATAtgctcttttcttttctatttttaatagaTAACTAAAGTAAAGGACCACATGGATTACATTATTATCTTCAGAAACTGCATACGTCATTGTTGTTTCATATCGAACTGTGAGACAACACAATGTGATCAAGATAGTAGGTGATATTCATCTACCAGGGTTTACAAAGCAACAATAAAAAAGTGGAACTCAAAAGGCAGATAAGCATACCTGATACAATTGTGGTCCGTTATCATCAAATCCAGCAACTAGTAGGGACACTCCAAATGGCCTAACACCACTAttaagggggggggggggggaaggaaAAACAGAAACATCAGAATTGAATATAGCAATGAGATAAAATAATGGAGAGAAAATACATCAATTGCAAGTCTACTGATCGGTGAAAGCCAGGCATACTATGGTAGTGTTTTGGAACATAAAGGGTGAAAGCAATAAAACAGCAGTGATGCATCTCGTGTCCCTTCTTTTGGAAATCTCATCCCTCTATTTTGGAAGTATAGAACTTATGTAAGAAGTCTTCAAATGAATAAAGAAATTTAAGATTTTGCCTTTGCCCCTCTCAAGTTGATAAATTACATGCTTACAGTAGTTAGAAATGTCTAGTAAGGGCATCGTAAAGTAGATAAATTAAAGGGGAGAAAAAACAGTTAGAAGCAGCTTTGAGATTCGAGAACTAATTAACATTAGAGGGATCGACCTCCTAACACATCAAAGTTAAAGAGGGTTATAGAAACTTATCATGAAAACATCATATCTCTCTTGAGTAGGGTGGGCAGGGATGACTATATGCAGAAAATAAACTTCCAATCGTATGAGTAGAATGGTAGCAGCTAAAACATATCTGAGAGCTTACAGAGAAATTTATTACCCTGACTGAGTGAATTCCTGCATAACAGCAGCAACTTCCCTTACAAGCTGTGTGACAGGGATTGGTTCCTGCAATTTCCATTATATTTAGTATACAGAAGATCCATAATAGAATACCAAAAACATACAAGACAGACAAAAACTAAGTAGAATACCAAAAACATACAAGACAGACAAAAACTACGGCAAAAAttaagtgcataattctaattttaatatacttaaTAACATATAATGAAGTAAACAAAACTTTCCAGAAAGGGGGACAAACAGTGAGGAACATCTAATTCTAATCTATGTGTAACAACCAACATTCACAGAAAAAACAGTTACatatcataatcataattatatataaattgtaACTCTAGATGATTCATGTTATAATAAATGAAAAGTATTACAATCATATATAGActttatcatttatttttcaattcagCGCAGCTTTTCATCATAATACACTTTATATTGCCTTTCAGTACAATATGCTGAAAGATACTGAGCAGACAGAGGTATGTAATTTAAATTAATCCATTGGCATATTGTACTGacagaaaatacagaaaataatCAATCTAGAATGAATTACAGTAGAATATAATGCACATGCTTTACACGGGAAAGTATGAGATATTCAAAAGGTAGAATTCTTTTAAAACCCATAACTCCAAAATGAAACTGGCAATATTATATCTGAATCTGATTTATCAAGCATATAGAACTCAAGCAAGATTCGAGAAACAAATGATATTAGAAAGGGAAAGGTAGATATACTATACTTTATATAATCGGTGATATTGCTCTGCCTGTTTCCTGCTTTTCCTAACCAAGACTCGAAAATCAGGACCCATGCCACTgaacaacaagaataaaactTAGATCAGATGAGATACTAACAGACTAGTTAAGGATAAATGACCACTTCCATTTACAAAAAACTCAAacacaataaaaaagaaaagaagaagaaaaagtcaggCTAAGAGCCAGTAAATCTCTTTATCGTAATTCACTTAATTCCTGTAGCAGAAATCCATAATCAATTTACCACATGCTTGATTACTGCATGCTTTTTATTACACATGAATAATATAGGCAGCAGTTTGCCAATGAACAATACAGAATAATTGATTCAGATATACGTAGTAGTTTATCGAGTTTGCAATAAGTTTTAACCATTAAGCATGCTATGTCTTGTTTCTATTCTATGCATACTATGTGCTCTAAGTTTGCCAATGATTATTCTATTCTATGGAAGAGAAGAGATTTTCCCCTACAATAATTGCATCTATTCCCTAAAGCATAACCCTGCCCTCAATCTTTATCATTTATATTTCAAGGTCATTTTAGACTTAAGTGGCCTCTAATGGTTGACAAGACATCagataatcataattaatgatatcataaaaatgatttaatGTAGAAATATTTGACTACATAGAAAGAACAAACCTATATACAACCCCTATATTTGGTGTTAATAACTGAATCTTCTGAACCTGCAATGAAATAAAACAAAGAACTAAGATCAAGTTTCAAATAAGGATGCAACATAAACAAATTAACTTCACACTAATTAGTAAATTGACTAAACAGAAATGCAAGAAAGATAAACTTCATCCTTGGGAATTAATTGACTAAAATAGACAATTGCTTTAGCAACAGTCACACTcttgcatgtttccttgaaattcaaaATATACTTAAATTATTCACTTAGCAAATAATATTTGAAGTTAGAGAATAGTAAAACTAAAAATATGTTAACGTCATACTTACAAGCACTGGCTACCAAGTGGGAATTCTAACAAATAACAAGCTTACCGATGCTTCATCAACCAATATAGATGGCAGTTTCTTCTCTGTTGCGATGACTACGCCATTTGCAGCTGCAAGAGTGAAACATAAAGTTACAAATTACAAAAACCACATCACAGAGCAGTTATATTATATGATCGGAATCACCTTCAAGACAAAAGGGCCCAATGAATTAGATATAAATACAGATTGAAATAATGGATTGCAATATGACACatccaagaaattcaaaaataaaatagacaAGATTAAAATGTTAGTTCTAGCGTACTCATTCCACAAATTTCTACATTTCAAAAAGAACACTTTGCCAAAACCACTTACATGATCTCATAAAGAACAGGAAACGTTTTTACAACAGATGATCATCATATAATAAAAACACTATATAAACATCTGCCTTCTGCTCATCTAATACATCACCATCATATAACTAGAAAGCATACTCTTAAGAGTACTCTTCTTTTTAAGCGTGGCTCTTATAATAACCCTAACACCAAAATGAGTAAGAACTCCATACTATTGAGTCACTGATTTCTTTCCTAAGCCACTATATACCGTCTTTCAAGTTGTATTGTTTTAATATTGTTGCATCAAATTTCGGTAATTTGAAACTGCAGATTTTTTAGCATCCTACCTTACACCTaacaggacaagtcaaatataCTCAGCTCCCACTATCCCAGTAGTCATCCACcaaattattactattttatttgcaATAATTCAAATTATAAACAGAACCAGCATTGAGCATCTAAAAGAGCTTGAAACAGATCCAATGCCATATAATAGCGAAATTACCTTTAATTCCCAAAGATGTCTGTCCAGAACCAACCGCCGTGAGAGCATGTTCAATCTGAACCAGCTTCCCAGAAGGGCTGTTTTTATTTAACACGAAATCTCAAGCACAATAAGCTCAAATGTTGAGACATAAAATCACTCCCACTGTAACTATAGaccgaataaataaataaataaataaaggaagaAAAAGTCAGCAATGAACATACCTAAATGTGGTGAGAGAGAATGAGTACTGACTATCCCCCATAGGTAAAACCTACAAGAACCTGCGTATATACAAACGCACAATTTTCCTTACAAGAGTTACAAAATCCTAAGCCTTAGATCAACGAATAGTTGGGTGTGGGGAAAAAAAAGTGTACAGAAGTTAATGGAAAAATGAGTGTGTATAAACAAAGAACAGAATAAAATAAATGAGAAATAGAGAATTAGAAGTGGTATTGCCTCTTGGAAGCGATTATTCTGAGAGAAAGGCGTATGAGAATATGAATGAGATCGCGAAAGAGGGATGAGAAATTGAATTGTGAGTTCCTTTGTGAGGTTTTCGTGGTAAAAGAGAAAACCCTTCCCAGTGAGACTGAAGTGTCCCCCAAGCCACCCTCTGCTTCTGGGGGCTGCGGCCCAAGAGCTAAGCCCATGTAACACAGGGTTTTTTTCCTCAACAAATACGAGAAGCAAACAGGTTGTcaatatttttcataataaaacgCTAACCCATGTTACAacccaaaacaaaaaagaaaaaacaaaagaacactAACCCGTGCTACCCTCATCAGTGGTCACTCTCACTCCTCATAATACCAGGCACCAGCCCCAGCCGGCTAGCCCTCCACTAGTCCACTCCCTCATTGCAGACTGCCTAGACAACTTGTTCGCCGCCCTGTCGGTAGTCCGCCCTTGTTCTGTGTGCTCGCAGCTGATCTCCTCTGCTCGCCGCTCCTGTTTCCGCTCGTTTTAACTTCCTAGTCCACCTCTGTGCCTCTGCTCGTGCTTCTCTGTGGCCGCTGgtgagttctttttcttttttatgtaatCAGTTTGGTTAATTAGTTGATGTAGGCATTTAGTTAAACAGACTATAAAATTAGAATTCCGAAAATGCCCTTAACCTAGTGTTAAACCTCAACACCACCACGTCACGCTCTCCCTGCTCCGTGCTGCTTCCTCCTCTGTCCTCCGCGTCGTCAGTAGCCTCTCCGCCATGCCCATCGTTGTTTACGTGCATCACAATGCTCTGCTACTGATATTGGTTCGGCTGATGTTTCGCTTTGTGATACTATAAACTTGGAGTTATTTTATTAGTTCGAGTTTAGTTGGATTTCTTATCGTCTGTTAAAACTTAGTTATACTTGTTAGTGTATGTAAACTTTTATCAAACACTGTTTTCCCGGTAGTAACGTGAGTAATGCTACCTTGTAGGAATGATGACATAGGAAGGATCAATGGCAGCGTGAATATATAGCGATATAGCACTATGTATCTGTTTGTTAATTTGCTTCTTAGAAATTGGGACCttttaatcacttacagtttaATATTTCAATAACTCTTTTGCTTTCTTATTGCATTGAAGAATTACTACTCAATTGCTGTCGTGGAATATTATACATATATTGGTTCAATTGTAGTCTAGTGTTTCTTGATTGACACTGGATTTGTTAATTTttactccccccccccccctctcttccCACCACGACGACCTCCTACCCCTTATTTTTTAAAGAACAGTAGCTTGGTGTTTCATGTAACAAATAAACGATGACTTCTAGGCTTGTTATGATCTTTGTTTTGtcattttagtttgataatattcTGAATTGAACCCTTGTATCAGTATGGGTCTGCTACTAGTTCATTTTTATTCTTCTGGTGTGAATGTTAAAGTACATAATTTGTGAATGGTATAACGTATAATTTGTCGGTGTCTAAATCTTGATGAGTTAGCAAGATTATAGTATGAAGGCCTAATTTTAATGCAGAGTTTTATGCAAGGAAGTTGGTACTCAATTGGTCAATTTGATGAGTTAGAATGATGTTAACAAGAGCTGTTTTATGCTacgggaaaaaaaagaaaaaaaaaactattatttgGTGGAATAGAATGTTTTCTTAATCAATGAAGTTATTTAACAGTGTTTGTTTATGTTAGTTGCAGTAGTGATGCTTTCATTTAACCTTGGAGAGGTCATTTAACACTGGAGAGGAGTGGGAAAGAAGAGGTCATGGATGAGGTTAATTTGGGAGTTTGGATTTTATTTCATGAATTAGGTTGGGACCAATTTAAGGAGGTTAATTTGGAGTGCCACGTGAGCTCTTAACCACCCATGATGGCACACTGTTAATGGCAGTGAGATGGAAGAGCTATCAGGATTAACGTGATTCACGGTGAAAATTTTGGGTTCCAATTTGGTGCAAGTTTGTTTAGGGACCAACTtgattcaaacaaaaaaattgttgGGAATAAATTGAGCATTTACGCAAATTGAAATACAAGGGAGTAAAACTGATAGATAGTTCTATAAATATTGAGAATAGATTATGGTTCTCGATTTCTCATCATTTGTAGCTTTTCATTGTGTAACAGCTAACTCTATTATTCATTCCTTCTTGTTTTGTCAATGACCTTTGATCGTGTGTTATCCAGATTCAAGTTGTAATAAGACGTTTTCCACTCTCAATCTGGTTTCATGAGTGCTCCTAACCATCAAATTCCATTGCAAAACAATGGCATGGGGATGCAGAACCAGCCTCAAATGGGTGCAGCCAACCAACTAAACCAAAACTTGATGCCACCCTATGTGTCAAACATGCAACCATCGATGAACACacaccaattcatgaatgctgcTAATCATCTCCTTCCATTACAAAATAACCAGCTGCATATGTCTAATATGGGTATGAGTGTGCCTCTGCAGGGTCCATCCCATGCAGGATTTGGTCCCCAAAATGGTGTGAGCAATGCTGGTTACAATCCAATGTTTCAGGCTCAAGGACAAGTCATGCACAATGCAGCTCAAATCAATTTGTCTCAACTCCAGGGGCATATTCTAGCACAAAGTATTCTGAGCATGCTTCAGCAGCctaatatgaatatgaatataCATAATGGTcaattttcttctcaatttcctgTGCAAAATATGAATCAGCAGTTACCTATGCAAGTGCCGAATCCTTCTCAAGTTGGTCTGCATGGTATGCATCCTGGTTCTGGCCCCATGTTTGGCTTTCCAGGTCAAGTGCCTCAGGCCATGGTTTCTCAAAATCCAATGTTTTCTGCAACACTGCATACGGGTCTAGTGCAAGGAAATCAGGCCAGGCCACAGTTTGACCAGAATGAGAAAAGCCTGGTTCTACCAAATGGGAACACAAATGCCTTTGTCTCATCATCTTTTTCATCTATGCAGTTGCAGGGGAATAGTTCTGCATCACATGCACAAGTACTATTAAATCTATTATGCTTCTGCCTTCTCTTAGCTAAGCTGAGTTTGTTATTGTACTACTTTACTATTGTTGAGGTAGTTGGCTattgtaatttaaatttgaatcccgTAATTGGTGCAGACAAATGTGAATAGCAATACCAAAAGTAACGATCGAAATTCTAGCTGGAAAGGATCACAAAGCAAAAACTTCAAAAATAAACAAACTCGAGGGGGGTTTGAAGGAAGGTATGCTATTTTCTTCTCTCTTGTAATCCCTTGGTACACTGGGTTTACAAATGATGGTTTAGATGGTTTTCCTGTGGTTCACTATTGTTTTCCAATTTGTGTAGATTCCAGAAGTATAAGTTTCCTAAAGAACATAGGGACAAAGGTTTGAACATTTCTACCTTATCAAGAGGTAAACTTTTTCCCTCCCTGAAGTTAGAGACTAATGCTTGTAGCAAAAGCAGGGCCAAACAATGGAAGAATCGAACATCAGCAGAAACCAAAATTCAGTTTGAATTATAAGGAACAACAGCAGGAACCAAAAAGGTAGTTCTACTTGGCTTTCCAGCCCTTTCTTATTTGGTTTTAAGTGTATCTCTTGTTTGCAACTGCCTTACATTCAACTACTTTAAAATTGTGATTTGTTCATAAGAATCTGCATCAAGACCGTTCAATGGCCTTCAAGTAGATATGTTCTTTGAAAGGTTTTAGACAATTTGAGTAGCAATGATGTAAGTGGGAAAGGTAGAACCATGATTTTACATCATTTTTACAAATTGGTTAGAATTTTGGGAATATAGTACCTAAACAAAAAATTTGTAACCAGCCTCAAACATTTGATGAGCACCTCAATAGTTTCTATGGTATAAAAGAGACTGTTATGAATTGACTTGGTAATTGATGATGTTTGATGGTTTAATTTGAGAAAAGAGGACAACATGCAAAACCAGACATATTCTTAAGGATATTTTACAACAGGGAAAAGTTGGTCCAACAGGAAGAAGTTTTGGAACCAACCAACTAACATCTAGCCAACTTCGTGCTTCTCTTTCCCCCTCTCCTTCTCTTAGTGgctaaaaaaaattgtgtttgaaTCTTTTGTTGACTGATTGTTGGCCTAAAATTGTTTGATTCCTTAGTTGGACCCTAAAATTAGTTTTTCTCTCCAACTAAATTATATTCTTTGTttatccaaaataataataatagtaataataaaatataagttTGTGCCTATATCCTCTAaatctaaaaatctaaattaGCAAGATATATAGACTAACATCTAAATCTTGTATGTCTAATCATTTGAGTCCATCTGAACAATGGGAATATGGAATCACCAAATAATATCTGTATATAACTAAAAAGGTCCCGTCCTTTTGCAAGGCTGTCACAGAATTTTTAAGATATTTGTTTTGTTCAAGTAAATGGGTTCTAACTATCCACATGAAGCATTTCTCACTTTTGCATTGTTTCAGAAATTAAGCTTGTTTTCTCCATACG contains:
- the LOC112703371 gene encoding uncharacterized protein isoform X1 — translated: MSAPNHQIPLQNNGMGMQNQPQMGAANQLNQNLMPPYVSNMQPSMNTHQFMNAANHLLPLQNNQLHMSNMGMSVPLQGPSHAGFGPQNGVSNAGYNPMFQAQGQVMHNAAQINLSQLQGHILAQSILSMLQQPNMNMNIHNGQFSSQFPVQNMNQQLPMQVPNPSQVGLHGMHPGSGPMFGFPGQVPQAMVSQNPMFSATLHTGLVQGNQARPQFDQNEKSLVLPNGNTNAFVSSSFSSMQLQGNSSASHAQTNVNSNTKSNDRNSSWKGSQSKNFKNKQTRGGFEGRFQKYKFPKEHRDKGPNNGRIEHQQKPKFSLNYKEQQQEPKRSFFVTYTDQEIQQWREARRKNHPFNNIQKKQSDHTRSPKVDRVVLQRELKQVLAKQAELGVEVAEIPSYYLKDRQNQGSQIEGKDTLTNKKRKFQNKFDRKPDRKGRFSKKQKFTDKDSLEQRPSITKKKPTLLQKLLSADIKKDRSHLIQAFRFMVTNSFFKYYPDKPLIYPSVVVKETGSEGNAGEKHLHAGKDVRDHDNKKTVKKIVNDDINDVHFSEEEKSDDDDYENLQKEPSSLVQRQRDNGIGIEKCDEEEGEIID
- the LOC112703372 gene encoding proteasome subunit alpha type-2-A codes for the protein MGDSQYSFSLTTFSPSGKLVQIEHALTAVGSGQTSLGIKAANGVVIATEKKLPSILVDEASVQKIQLLTPNIGVVYSGMGPDFRVLVRKSRKQAEQYHRLYKEPIPVTQLVREVAAVMQEFTQSGGVRPFGVSLLVAGFDDNGPQLYQVDPSGSYFSWKASAMGKNVSNAKTFLEKRYTDDMELDDAVHTAILTLKEGFEGQISGKNIEIGIIGSDKKFRVLTPAEIDDYLGEVE
- the LOC112703371 gene encoding uncharacterized protein isoform X2 translates to MSAPNHQIPLQNNGMGMQNQPQMGAANQLNQNLMPPYVSNMQPSMNTHQFMNAANHLLPLQNNQLHMSNMGMSVPLQGPSHAGFGPQNGVSNAGYNPMFQAQGQVMHNAAQINLSQLQGHILAQSILSMLQQPNMNMNIHNGQFSSQFPVQNMNQQLPMQVPNPSQVGLHGMHPGSGPMFGFPGQVPQAMVSQNPMFSATLHTGLVQGNQARPQFDQNEKSLVLPNGNTNAFVSSSFSSMQLQGNSSASHAQTNVNSNTKSNDRNSSWKGSQSKNFKNKQTRGGFEGRFQKYKFPKEHRDKGPNNGRIEHQQKPKFSLNYKEQQQEPKRSFFVTYTDQEIQQWREARRKNHPFNNIQKSDHTRSPKVDRVVLQRELKQVLAKQAELGVEVAEIPSYYLKDRQNQGSQIEGKDTLTNKKRKFQNKFDRKPDRKGRFSKKQKFTDKDSLEQRPSITKKKPTLLQKLLSADIKKDRSHLIQAFRFMVTNSFFKYYPDKPLIYPSVVVKETGSEGNAGEKHLHAGKDVRDHDNKKTVKKIVNDDINDVHFSEEEKSDDDDYENLQKEPSSLVQRQRDNGIGIEKCDEEEGEIID